The following is a genomic window from Neomonachus schauinslandi chromosome 15, ASM220157v2, whole genome shotgun sequence.
CGGCCGAAGGGAGGAgggcgaggggcggggccgggcgcccCCGCCgggcgcccggccccgcccccccggcctgcggccccccccccccccccgggattTAGTGCTGGCAGCCAGGGCGGCTCCGCAGCCGCTGCTTCCGCCTTCGCCAGGTGAGGCTCCTGCGGAGCGGGGACGCCGGAGGCTGGGACTGGCGGAGCAGCCGCCGCTTGGGGTACGTCCGCGGGTGCCCTGTtcgcctcccctccctcccctcccccggtcCTCCCCGTCTGCGGCCGCCTTTCCTCCCGTCCCCCTTCGCGTgctttccccacctccccttgCAGGCGGTCCCAGGTCTCCCGGGatcctggcctccctccctccccgcgcCCAGTCCCTAGTCCAGCCCTTCTTCCTGGTTTAACtaaagtgggggggagggaggggtccaGGTGCGTGTAAGGGAGAGTGTGGTGCAGGCAGCCAGCGCCCAGGGCACCCGGCCTGAGTTAACCAAGATTGGTGGAGTTGCCTGGAAACCAAGTTAGATTGAGTGACTCAGGTGTGCGGGCAGGGCCCCTGTACCTGGAGCTGCGCGCAGGTGGGTGTGGAAGGGACTGTGCACCTGGCAGCACCTGGCTCCGTAGGCAGTACCCGAGCTTAGCTCAGCCTGCACCTAACCACCAATCACAAATGCCCAGTGTCGTTTCAAGCCTTGCTGCCTCGGGTGCCGAAAAGGCGGTGACCCTGGACATCTCGGAGCTGAGGGGCGGTATGCCTGCATGGTtcaggtgtgtgtgcacacggcACCTGGGTGTCTCGTGTGTTGTGTGATTCTGTGGACCTTGATGGCTCAGACACGTGGGGCGGTATGTCTCGGAGGTAGTGACCCGCAATGTCACCCCTGGGCGTATGTGAGAGGTTATGCGGCAGTAAGCCGGGGTGTTCCATGGCAGCGTTCTGGAATGTCTCGGACTTGAAAGgccaggtgcctgggtgtctcaggcTTCTTTGGCAGCATGTCTGTAGGTCTCAGTGCGTGTGGGCAGCAGTGCACCTGCGTGGGGTGTGGGTGCATCTGCGTGGTGTGGTTAGCATATCTGGGCATCGCCGGCAGGTATGTGGTCCCCGGGGGTGCAGGGGCAGGGTGCCATCCTATCTCAAGAGTTGGCAGAGGAACATACCTGAGGTCTGCCGAACACTGAAATCTCAGGTGTGAGGTGGGGACTGTATGTAGGTCTCAGGTATGGGGAGCATTTTTCCTGGGGTTAGTGTGAGTGGCCGGATTCCTGGCTGGCtgatccatccctccctctgcacCTGAGTGTGTCTgatgggtggggggagtggaGCTGGAGACCCCGTTTCTGCTGTCTCAGTGTCTCAGCGGCTTACCCTGGGCAATGTGTTGAGGTGGGTGCGTCATCCTCAGGGATTCCTTGTGCAGACATGCTCCCCGAGGTGGGTTCGCTGTGGCTGCTTCGGCTGCTCCGGGACATCCAGCTGGCCCAGTTTTACCGACCCATCCTCGAGGAACTTAATGTTACCCGGCCGGAGCACTTCGATTTTGTCAGGCCCGAGGACCTGGATGGCATTGGCATGGGCCGGCCTGGTAAGGGACCCCCTGGTCTCTTCTTCCCCAGCCTGGTACTTTCTaacccctccctttcccccaccagCCCTCTTCTGGCCTGTAAAGTCTTCTgcactgccccccgcccccactgcccATCATGTACCACCCATGTCCCCTGATTCTGACCTTCCCCAGCCCAGCGCAGACTGGCCGAAGCTCTGAAGAAGCACCGTTCGGGGCTCAAGTCAAAGAACTGGGTCTACAAGGTGTGCATTTTGGGGTGGGGGCGGTAGACTTAAAGGGCCAGCTCAGGCCCGGGAATGGGGTGGGCTGACTGTCAGGGAGGAGTGGTACAGGGTTCTACACACTTGCTTTCCCACCCCTGCTTCAGATCCTTGGGGGTTTTGCACCTGAGCAGAAGGAGACCACCCCAGCTCCAAACAGCCCCCGGTCCCTCCCTGAGCCGGAGGGGGGACTCAAGTGTCTGATCCCGGATGGTGCTGTGTGCAGAGGGGAGCTGCTGGGCTCTGGCTGCTTTGGAGTGGTTCACCGAGGGCTGTGGACACTGCCTGGCGGCCAGAGTGTGAgtccggggagcctgcttcattCTGGGTGCTGGGGCCAGCTGCccctctggtttctttctttctttcctttcttcttttcttttcactgccCCTCGGTCCTGCATGCCCTCTCTGCTCTGGGTGCCAGATAGTGTcctttccccccactccccaggtcCCAGTGGCTGTCAAATCCCTCCGGGTGGGTCCTGAAGGCCCCGTGGGCACAGAGCTGGGGGACTTCCTTCGAGAGGTGTCCATCATGATGAACTTGGAGCACCCACACGTGCTGCGCCTGCACGGCCTCGTACTGGGCCAACCCCTGCAGATGGTGAGCAGACCAGGACAGCGGTTCCCAGGACAGGGACGCGACAGGAGGGGGCGGGCAGAGTCCcgtgccgggggtgggggtggggggagcggacCCCTGCTCACGCGGCACCGCGCTCCCGCAGGTGATGGAGCTGGCGCCCCTGGGCTCCCTGCACGCGCGCCTGACCGCCCGGGCCCCGACCCCCCCGCTGCCCGTGGccctgctctgcctcttcctgcgGCAGCTGGCGGGGGCCATGGCGTACCTGGGGGCCCGCGGGCTGGTGCACCGAGACCTCGCCACACGCAACCTGCTGCTGGCCTCCCCGCGCACCATCAAGGTGGCCGACTTCGGGCTGGTGCGGCCGCTGGGCGGCGCCCGGGGCCGCTACGTCATGGGCGGGCCCCGCCCCATCCCCTACGCCTGGTGAGGGGCCGAGGGGGGCCGATCGCGAGGGCATCCGGCTGGCTCCGGGTGGGGCGGGCGCGCCGGTCCCCCCAGGGAGGCCGGGACGAGGATTCTGgaagggctggggaaggaggtcACCAAGGACAGTGGCGGCGCCGCGGAAGTCGCGCGCTGGGGCAGAGGGGGCCCCGGGCGCCCCGGGCGCCCCGTTCAGCTGCGTTTCCGCAGGTGTGCGCCGGAGAGCCTGCGCCAGGGGGCCTTCTCTTCTGCGTCGGACGTGTGGATGTTTGGGGTGACGCTGTGGGAGATGTTCTCCGGGGGCGAGGAGCCGTGGGCCGGGGTCCCGCCGTACCTCATCCTGCAGTGGCTGGAGCAGGACCAGGCCCGGCTGCCTCggcctcccctctgctccaggGCGCTCTACGCCCTGGCCTTGCGCTGctgggccccccaccccgccgaCCGGCCTAGCTTTTCCTACCTGGAGGAGCTGCTTCAAGAGGTGGGAGCCCCTGCCTCCCCACATACACCCCCTCACTTCCCCGTTTTCTCCCCGAGTGGCATGCACAAGACCAACAGATATTCCTGGGCTGGGGTCTGGGAAAGACCGACCGATTCGGGCTCTACCTGCAGGGTGCTCGGAGCCCTGGGGAGGCAGCTCCAGGAACACAGATGCAGGCTccagggctggaggctggagctGGGCCAGAAAAGGGGGAGCACAGAGCACCAGGCTGCTGTGAGGGTCTACAGGCAGAGGNNNNNNNNNNNNNNNNNNNNNNNNNNNNNNNNNNNNNNNNNNNNNNNNNNNNNNNNNNNNNNNNNNNNNNNNNNNNNNNNNNNNNNNNNNNNNNNNNNNNAAAggccacggggggggggggggggggggggggggggggggagtggagagaCCGTGCAGGGACCTCAGGGGTGTGCCCCGGAGGGATATGGAAGGAGTGATAGATAACCAGATCTAACACAGGGCGCTTGATCTGTGGAAGGCCCCATACTAAGAGATTTACACGTTATCTTCCTGCACGATCACCCACTTCATCCTCACAACCCAGGAAGGCCGCTATTTCGTGGCCTTTACCGATGGGGCGGTTAAGGCATTGAAGTGGTTTGCCTAAATTCATAGGGTAAGCGGAGGAACCCTCTTAGGTCAGTTGAACCAGTCAAATGACCTAAATCACCGAACTCTGTTGTTGAAGTTTAGTCTTTACTCTGAGGGCACCTGGGAGCCATGGAAGGGTTTTGGGCGGGGGGAGTCACAAGCCAGCTTTACATGCTCTATCACTCTGGCTTGGTGCAagaagggatgggagggaggacaCTGAACATGGGAAGAGCAGGTAGGTGACAGTGGCTGCAAAGCAGGAACGAAATGATGTCTGGTTCAGGGTCAAGGcagaaatttccagaaaagaaacGGAAAATTTCCAGAGCCCTGGGAGGCGGAGCTGTGTGGGGGGTAAAAGCAGTGCATGGGACCACTCTCCCCTTGGTTCTCCTAGGTAGAGACAGGGCCCCCCTTTGTTGCTTGCTGACTCCTGGGCTATGTCCAGCTTGGCACGGACTCCAGGTCTGCCTCCCCTGCTGGATCACAACCGGGGGACAGGGACAGTCCCACCCTGGGCCCAGGACCAAGGACATAGCTGGATGGGTTTCGTTGGTGGGTACATTAACAGAGAGGAGTCTCCTTTCTTCCCTGCTCCCATGAAATTACCCTTTGGACTCAGGCCACAAGCCCTGGCCCCCTTTCCTCCTGTCTCTGCAGGCCTGGCCTCCTGAGGGACATTGTGTGCGGGATGTCACGGAGCCAGGTGCCCTAAGGATGCAGACTGGTGACCCCATCACCATCATCGAGGGCAGGTGAGAGCTTCATGCCTCCCACACGTTCCCAGGAGGAGGACTCCCAGCCAACCCTCCTGACCCTGGTCTCGATGTGCTGTTCCCCAGCTCCTTGAACCCtgctcctctgcctccccccttcccccacgggcaccccccctcccccccagagcTGCACTACCGTTGTGGCCTCTGGCTGGAGCCACCAAGCCCATAGAGCCCTTTTGTGTTCGGGAGAAAAAAGCTTCCTTTCCTCCAGGCAGATGCAGCTCCATGGCACACAGCTTGCAAGCTGAATGTGGGCGTGAGCCCAGCCCCCACTCTGTCCCCTTCACCCCTTCCCACAGCCCTGACTCTGCAGCCTGGAAGGGCCAGAACGGCCGCACGTTCAAGGTGGGCAGCTTCCCAGCCTCGGCAGTGACGCTGGCAGATGCGGGGGGCTCACCAGCCACCCGTCCAGTCCACAGGGTCTCCCCTGCCCAGGGGGAGCGACATCAGGGAAGCGTAGATGGGTGAGCACCtcaaagagtgtgtgtgtgtgggggggggacacTGCCAGGCCAGTGGTAGGGTGGGGGTGTGGAGAGTGACCGGGATCACTCTCTCcaacagggacagagggaaggcaaAGCTTCGGGATTTACCTCCAGCACGGGGCCAGAGAAGGAATGTGCCCCTGCAGAGGATGAAAGGTGGGTGTGGCTGGTGGGGACCCATCTTCCAGGGTCTCCGAGGAAATCAAGAATGACCCTCCGATGCTGCCCCTACCCCGAGTCCCGACCTTTGCGTATGTGAGTCGACAGCCTCGCTGAACTTTAGGATCTGCCCGCTCCCCCTTGCAGTTCCTGCCACCTCAGCTCTTCGGGGCCTTCCGCTACCTCGGCACACCTTGCTGCGCCCCTAACCGAGGGTCACCCCGAGAGCAGCGCACAGAGCGGGGAGAAGGCAGGGCCCCGCGTCTGGGCTTCCTCTCAAGCTCCTTTTTTCTCAACTGCACAGTCATTTCCAAGAGTCTGGAGTCCGTTCTGTCCCCGGGCCCCCGCCCCACAGGGGGTGGTTCGAGCCCCCCCGAACTTCGTCATGCCAGAGCCGTGCCCCAGGGACCCCCAGGCCTGCCATCCCGCCCTCCCTTTGCCTCCAGCCCTTCTCAGCCCAGCCAGCCCCCCAGGGAGCGGCCTCCCTGGCCCAAAAGGGAACCCCCCCACAGCCATCCCTCGGGGGCGCCTGGAGCTAGCAAAGTCACTGTCCCCGCTGGAGGCCTCTTGCCCGACCCCGAGTTGCAGAGGAGGATTGTGGAGGTGAGCTGTCCCTGAAGTGGCTGGCGTCCAGAGGGGCCTCCGGGCAGGGGTAGTGGCCTGAGCAAGGCTGCGTGCCCCGCAGGTGGAGCTGAGCGTGCATGGAGTCACCCACCAGGAGTG
Proteins encoded in this region:
- the TNK1 gene encoding non-receptor tyrosine-protein kinase TNK1, with amino-acid sequence MLPEVGSLWLLRLLRDIQLAQFYRPILEELNVTRPEHFDFVRPEDLDGIGMGRPAQRRLAEALKKHRSGLKSKNWVYKILGGFAPEQKETTPAPNSPRSLPEPEGGLKCLIPDGAVCRGELLGSGCFGVVHRGLWTLPGGQSVPVAVKSLRVGPEGPVGTELGDFLREVSIMMNLEHPHVLRLHGLVLGQPLQMVMELAPLGSLHARLTARAPTPPLPVALLCLFLRQLAGAMAYLGARGLVHRDLATRNLLLASPRTIKVADFGLVRPLGGARGRYVMGGPRPIPYAWCAPESLRQGAFSSASDVWMFGVTLWEMFSGGEEPWAGVPPYLILQWLEQDQARLPRPPLCSRALYALALRCWAPHPADRPSFSYLEELLQEAWPPEGHCVRDVTEPGALRMQTGDPITIIEGSPDSAAWKGQNGRTFKVGSFPASAVTLADAGGSPATRPVHRVSPAQGERHQGSVDGDRGKAKLRDLPPARGQRRNVPLQRMKVISKSLESVLSPGPRPTGGGSSPPELRHARAVPQGPPGLPSRPPFASSPSQPSQPPRERPPWPKREPPHSHPSGAPGASKVTVPAGGLLPDPELQRRIVEVELSVHGVTHQECQAALRATGGDVVSAIRNLKVDQLFHLSSRSRADCRRILEHYQWDLSAASRYILARP